The following are encoded together in the Hemicordylus capensis ecotype Gifberg chromosome 4, rHemCap1.1.pri, whole genome shotgun sequence genome:
- the LOC128325113 gene encoding 25-hydroxycholesterol 7-alpha-hydroxylase isoform X2, with translation MAWRSLLPWRCGCCVRSAGGEGRYITFIIDPLQYVSLTKLNKYLEFEEFADNISSRIFNYPSILKGNFPDLSENVHRNYQYLKGKSLDALSDSMIKNLQCIFKKRFSQATDWETEKMNKFCFSVMFEASFITLYGRDPSADGHNVVDAIGDKFTKFDANFSYLAANIPIELLGSTKRIREELIHYFLPNNTSKLLGVSEVIQARKDLFEMYEVLGDYDKAAHHFTFMWASVGNTIPAIFWTTYYLLRHPEALAVVRDEIDHLLQSTGQETGLGYSIRLTREQLDNLVYLESALNESLRLCSSSMNIRIAKEDFAFKLEGNQEVSLRKGDFIVIYPPILHMDPEVYEDPKKYKFDRYVENGKKKTTFYKQGKKLKYFLMPFGSGSSICPGRFFAMIEIKQFLVLLLTYFDIEVVGEKEVGHDKSRLGLGILLPDSDIDFRYRLRPAPKARPPPSSEARCL, from the exons GCAGATACATTACGTTTATAATAGACCCTCTGCAGTATGTTTCTTTGACCAAGCTTAACAAGTATCTGGAATTTGAAGAGTTTGCTGATAACATATCATCCCGAATATTCAACTACCCATCCATTCTAAAGGGAAATTTCCCAGATTTAAGTGAAAATGTGCACAGGAACTATCAATACCTTAAAGGCAAATCATTGGATGCTCTCTCTGACAGCATGATAAAAAATCTTcaatgtatatttaaaaaaaggttttcacAAGCAACAGATTGGGAAACTGAGAAAATGAACAAGTTCTGCTTCTCTGTAATGTTCGAAGCCAGTTTTATAACACTGTATGGAAGAGATCCTAGTGCAGATGGCCACAATGTTGTTGATGCAATTGGAGACAAATTTACCAAGTTTGATGCCAATTTTTCCTATTTAGCTGCAAACATACCAATTGAATTGTTAGGCTCTACCAAGAGGATCCGGGAAGAACTCATCCATTATTTTTTACCCAACAACACATCAAAATTGCTGGGAGTTTCTGAAGTGATCCAAGCCAGAAAAGATTTGTTCGAGATGTATGAGGTGCTTGGAGACTATGACAAAGCAG CACATCATTTTACCTTCatgtgggcctctgtgggaaacacgATTCCAGCTATATTCTGGACCACGTATTATCTTCTGCGACACCCAGAAGCTCTTGCAGTGGTGCGTGACGAAATTGACCATTTGCTGCAGTCAACAGGTCAAGAGACGGGGCTTGGATACAGCATCCGCCTCACCAGAGAACAATTGGACAACCTGGTCTATCTAG AGAGTGCTTTAAATGAGAGTTTACGACTGTGCTCATCTTCCATGAACATCCGCATCGCCAAGGAAGATTTTGCTTTCAAGCTTGAAGGGAATCAGGAAGTCAGTTTGAGAAAAGGAGATTTCATAGTAATTTATCCTCCGATTCTGCACATGGACCCCGAGGTCTATGAAGATCCTAAG aaatacAAGTTTGACCGTTATGtagaaaatggaaagaagaagaccACCTTCTACAAACAGGGGAAGAAGCTGAAATACTTTCTGATGCCTTTTGGCTCTGGAAGCAGCATCTGTCCTGGCAGGTTCTTTGCGATGATTGAAATCAAGCAGTTTCTGGTTTTATTGTTGACTTATTTTGATATTGAAGTAGTTGGAGAGAAAGAAGTTGGCCATGACAAAAGTCGACTGGGCCTTGGTATCCTCTTGCCAGACTCTGATATTGATTTTCGGTACAGGCTAAGGCCTGCTCCAAAGgctaggccacctccatcctcagaggcaagatgcctctaa